From the genome of Triticum aestivum cultivar Chinese Spring chromosome 1A, IWGSC CS RefSeq v2.1, whole genome shotgun sequence:
ACCACTATCATTGGATTCAGAAGTTTTACCTTTCCTCAAACGTTCATTCTTGTCATGCTTCGTACCAGGAGGTCTTAGCTCTTCTTCAAGAGCATCAGTGCATGCGCCGAAGTCTTCATCGTTGGAGGTTGTACCCGGACTTGCATCCGAGGTCTTCTTTTGTTTCTTATGAGGAAGCGGACGTGTCTGCCACTTTGAATACTTCTCAAACTCTATGTAGCAATGCATTAATGTAAATGGCTTCTTTTTCTCATCCAGTTCAATGTACATGCGGTGTGCATCTCTTTCCTGAAAAAGGAAATGAAGAGTTAACACTTCCATACAACACATGGTATATTAGAAGCGAATTAGAAGATAGATGCATACCTTATTAGAGAGAGTCATTCCGCTGCAATTTCTATTTAATATCTGTTGAATACATGCACAGAACTTGCTCGTGAGTGCTGAAATAACGTTGTAACGACAAGTGAGTCCATTAGAACCACGCTCCGGCCATGACGGTTTTTTGTGAGCGTCGTAGTGATCTGAAATCCTACCCCAATATGTACTTGAATTCTGATCGGTCCCGGTCACCGCATCCAGACTAGTGTTTGCCCATGCTTGAATCAACACCAAGTCCTCAGCAGTTGACCAATTTTTCCCTTTTGTGGAGGCTCCTTTTGCTGATTTTGGTTTCGCAGATTTTCCCCCCTTTTGTGGAGGCATCGTCACTTGTTCCGCAAGTGGGCTACAATCTGCTGTTCCATAACAATTTGTGTCACTCGATCCTACATTCATCATGTCCAGAAATGAGGAGTTGTTGATCTGTGAGTCCAACTCATATGAGTTTTCCATCTGCACAcaaagagcagcagcaacagcaatatTCAGATATTCAGAGAACAATACCAATATTCAGATACAGGGAGCAGCAGCAATATTCAGATacagggagcagcatcaatattcaGAGAGCTGGCGCTCGCGCACACGCTACTGCTCGCAGCCGGCGCCCCAGTCGCTCGCGCCTCACAGCCGCTCGCGCTCGTGCCCCACCCGCTCGCGCCTCACAGCCGCTGCTCGCAGCCGGCGCCCCAGCCGCTCGCGCACACGCTCGCCCCCGCAGCTCGCGCATCCCCCTCACACCAGCCGCTCGCGCACATGCTCGCCGCCAGCGCCGCGCTCGCAACCGGAGCCCCATCTCCCTGCCCCTTCTCTCGCATCTCCCTGCCCCATCCGCAAGGGCGACAGTGGCCGGCGGCGGTGGCCGGATTTGGCCTCAGATCCATCGGCCCCATCTCCCTGCCCTGTCTCTTCAATCACTCTCCCTCTCTTCGAATCGGAAAAACCAGAGCGTACCTCAGCGACGGCGAGCTCCTCGGGGCAGTGGCGTGGCCGTCTTCTTGTCTCCAACTTCTCCAGATCGGCGAGGGAGCGAGCTCGCGAAGGGGCAGCTCTGTTTGGACGTCCTCGCTCCGTCGTCTAAATATGGACAATGCGTAGCGATTCGGGTGGATGTCTAAAATTTAGACTAGCACATACACAAGCCGCTGGACACATTTTTTGGCCTCTGATGGTCTATATTTGACATAGACTATGAGATACACAAGccactagagatgctcttatgttcttgcccattgtgaccagcctaaagCATTGTTGAGCTTAGCTCACGAGGAACGTTCGAATAGGCCATTTCCAGCGAGCCAAACCTGAGCGATGCAAGCGAGTGCATGTGGCTGCATGTGTGGCAACCAAACTATGTATAGAACATTATTTTTTGCCTGCATTTACTTAAGCAAGCCCAACCGAAATACAGATGCAAGGAGGCCAAAATCCATGCATGTAACTAAACATGCCCCCAAGTGCTTTGACCCTGCAGTTTTGCTAGCCTGATGCCTCTTCACTGATTTGGGCAGAGATGATCATTGAACGGTGGTCGGAAAATGAGCTGGTGGATTGGGAGGGACTCCTGAATGGCTCCCCTCTCTTTCCCTCCTAGACCCAAGCGGgccacattttttttgaaacgcaGTTCCTTAGGACCTGGCTTGTTAAAAAAGGTAGACGAGAGTTGTCTTGTTAATTAACGAAAACCTAGGTAAAAACCGTTATAACAGGTCACTGTCAACAATACATGCACCAGGCGAGCCGCTGGCTCCGTCACCAAGCAACCTGTAGCTGACACGCCACTCCGGCATCCATAACGACCCGAGGCCGTGCACCAGGCGAGCCGCCTGCCTGAGCAACTAGAGCTGACATCCTACAACCATCTCCGAAGTTGCCGTTTCGATGTACAGACGAAAACCCCACACGCCGACCCCGAGGCCGTGCACCAGGCGAGCCGCTAGCTTCGCCGCCCGAACAACCGGAGCTGACACCCAACAATCATACCTGGAGCCACCACTCCGACATCCACGCCAACCCCGAGGTCGCGTACCAGACTGGCCAGCGACATACCACCTACGAGACCAATGCCGGCACCCCTCCATGACGACGAGATCCGGAGCCGCCACTCCGACTTTCACGCCGGCCCCGAGGCAGAGCACCACCCGAGCCGACGCCTCTCAAGCCAAGACCACTCCAAAATGGCGCCTCCAAGGACCACGACACCGAAGCGTTGCCATTGTCTACTCCAGAATCACGTCCCACCTGTAGCGTAGAATTGACATCCACTCCGAGCAAGGCCACAACCCGATCCCATAGAGCCATTGTTGTCCGATATTCCGATTCGCCCCCGACTTTCGTTTTGAGGATCCACCACCCAGAGTCAATGCCCAACATGGCAAGATCCACCTCCCCCTGGCAAATCCATCATTGCCACTGTCCAACACCGAGCAATGGTACATCTACAAAAGGTTACTCTACCTTATTTACAAACAAGTTGATGCGGAGGATTAAGCATGAGAGAGAAGTGGCATGGGAGGGGGGCAACAACTGCCAAATCACGGTTGCGCTGGTCCTAGGCTGTGGAGTTGCATCGTTCTCGTGGATGACCCAGGCTATGACGACACACAACACCACAACTCCAGCCGTTCGGGTTGCGGCATGCTACCATCATTGGATCATTTTCTTAAAAGCAAAAAGAGTGCAACACAAGGACTTCCCAAAAGTCCATCCATCTTAATACTTGGTCCGCCGCCCCAAGACTATCAAATAATGCCCTCCCCTTTGAGGAAAGGGGTCCACCGCCACCACGATAACATAGGACGTGGTTAGCCAATTAGGATTTAGGAAGGCCATCCACGCCGCTAGGAATTTTGCCTTCGATCACTCGTTTTCGTGCGAGTTTTGGATGTTGAGGTGGCGACCTTGAGAGTTGGCGTGGCGGTCGTATCTGTGGCTGGACAACCGGGGTAGCTTGTGTTGTGTAGTGTCATGGCTCGTGCAAGTGGTGGATGTGTGTTCCAACGACAGGGTCACCATGTGGTTATCGCTGTCTTGCTGAATAGGAAAGGACAGTTACAAGCCAACAACACTTTACTGTTTACCAATTGACCGACGCCACAACGACAAGGTCACTACATATTTATAGCCTAGCTACACACCCACTTCTTCGGCTCGACGGCTCGCGGGCCCCTTGTTAGGGAGAACCTGAGAGCAACTTCAACGCGGCGATTTAAACGGACACGCggtttgtccgtttgggtcggcgtgtCCGTTCACTTTTGCGTTTGGGTTGACAGTGCGCCTAACGCGCAGAcgcatttgttggaaatatgccctggaggcaataatatttgcattattatatttccatattcataattaataatttatattctatgctataactgctatgatcctgaaatatgcgactcagtggaaaactcatatgcacgtgtgtaATGATAAACGAcaaataaaaggttcctagtctcgccactaagaccagctcaagtgttgttggtgatcacgttttccggatcttaggatatcgttaagtgtaacgatagtcccaaaacaacattgagattatgaccttgaaagaacaatcatattgaatcaACCCAATCTTGTTTGCTATGAATTGAGTAAATATTGTCTACATTCAATTGTAATAATACGGAGTGTTAGCGTGTGATATTGttctttagaccatgagagtatcatggtcacttcttaccgtacggtGGGCTTCGAGATTGCTCAAACGTCACCTGTAATACGGTGATCATAACAATAATTTataggttcatcggaaagtttgacaagtggccagatagctcgagagtgggatctgctcctccgacgatgaagat
Proteins encoded in this window:
- the LOC123179851 gene encoding uncharacterized protein — encoded protein: MENSYELDSQINNSSFLDMMNVGSSDTNCYGTADCSPLAEQVTMPPQKGGKSAKPKSAKGASTKGKNWSTAEDLVLIQAWANTSLDAVTGTDQNSSTYWALTSKFCACIQQILNRNCSGMTLSNKERDAHRMYIELDEKKKPFTLMHCYIEFEKYSKWQTRPLPHKKQKKTSDASPGTTSNDEDFGACTDALEEELRPPGTKHDKNERLRKGKTSESNDSGCKLSLESVWAQKIKKDDIKEATTRELLNCKRSRLHCKRRRMHGNSLN